Proteins encoded together in one Chitinophaga sp. LS1 window:
- a CDS encoding SdiA-regulated domain-containing protein produces MTLRHLLIVCLLFTSCNYYNNRDKKYESPKGYKLEEPTRFHVRQSMQEISGIVLAPDEHHILAINDEQGRVFSIDVTGNTPYPNWKFDKSGDYEDLATDGKNWLVLKSKGHLYQVTGLFSDSTDAINYKLPIDGKNEFETLYYDPRNDGMIMVCKACADDKDKGYNTAYRFDMKTWTFDDNPFYRINIADIERLSGEKMTLFKPSAAAIHPIEKRLYILSAVNRLLVITDLDGKVQEAYNLKHTVFRQPEGISFAPNGDMYISNESADESSANILKFKYNQRPQ; encoded by the coding sequence ATGACTCTACGACATTTATTAATAGTTTGCCTGTTGTTTACTTCATGTAATTATTACAACAACAGGGATAAAAAATACGAATCTCCGAAAGGATATAAACTTGAGGAACCCACCCGGTTTCATGTAAGACAGTCCATGCAAGAGATTTCAGGCATTGTACTGGCGCCGGATGAACACCATATTCTGGCTATCAACGATGAACAGGGCCGTGTATTTTCTATCGATGTAACAGGCAATACGCCTTACCCCAACTGGAAATTCGACAAGAGCGGGGATTATGAAGACCTCGCTACCGATGGCAAAAATTGGCTGGTACTGAAAAGCAAGGGGCACCTCTATCAGGTGACAGGTCTTTTTTCTGACTCTACTGATGCCATCAATTATAAACTACCAATAGATGGCAAAAACGAGTTTGAAACCCTCTACTATGATCCCCGCAATGATGGGATGATCATGGTTTGCAAAGCCTGCGCTGATGATAAGGACAAGGGTTATAATACCGCCTACCGCTTTGATATGAAGACATGGACATTTGATGATAATCCATTCTACCGTATCAATATCGCAGATATTGAACGTCTTAGCGGCGAAAAAATGACCCTGTTCAAGCCATCAGCAGCTGCCATTCACCCTATTGAAAAGCGGCTGTACATACTGTCTGCTGTAAATAGACTGTTAGTGATCACTGACCTGGATGGAAAAGTACAGGAAGCCTATAATCTGAAACATACAGTATTCCGACAACCGGAAGGCATTTCTTTTGCCCCGAATGGCGATATGTATATTTCGAATGAATCAGCTGATGAATCGTCGGCCAATATCCTCAAGTTTAAATATAACCAAAGACCTCAGTAA
- a CDS encoding Pycsar system effector family protein — MQTSVIIDAAQQYVTTQYQDHPLPNLVYHNLEHTRQVVAAAAQISAHYRLQDTDLLVVYIAAWFHDLGYLLGESKTHEQTGASLARNFLNEQMVPLNIQEQVTGCIMATKMPQEPHNLLEEIVCDADLFNFGTKEFRKRTKVLHQEIELTHKKEITGADWTAGTLKLLQAHHYHTAYCQALLQEQKEENIAWLKKRLEKQEDKAEKKGGKKEEKLEEAVAKESKKLKIDKPEKQNKEPKAGRGVETMFRTTSSNHIRLSAMADSKAHIMISVNSIIVSVILGVLFRKLEDYPNLIIPSVLFLTTGVITIIFSVLATRPNVNKGKFIREDIVNKKTNLLFFGNFHEMELEQYKWGMTEMMKDSDYLYGSMIQDIYHLGVVLGKKYKQLRIAYNIFMFGLIISVLAFVIAVLFFPVHN, encoded by the coding sequence ATGCAGACAAGTGTAATCATCGACGCCGCACAACAATATGTGACAACACAGTACCAGGATCATCCTCTCCCCAATCTGGTGTACCATAACCTGGAACATACCAGACAGGTTGTTGCAGCAGCAGCGCAGATTTCAGCGCATTACCGGTTACAGGATACCGACCTTTTAGTCGTGTATATAGCAGCCTGGTTTCATGACCTGGGCTACCTGCTGGGGGAGTCTAAAACACATGAACAGACAGGTGCTTCACTGGCCCGTAATTTTCTAAATGAACAAATGGTACCGTTAAATATACAAGAGCAGGTAACTGGTTGTATTATGGCTACCAAAATGCCACAGGAACCTCACAACCTGCTGGAAGAGATTGTTTGCGATGCAGACCTCTTCAACTTTGGTACGAAGGAGTTCAGGAAGCGGACCAAGGTATTGCACCAGGAAATAGAGCTTACACATAAGAAGGAGATTACTGGTGCTGATTGGACAGCTGGTACATTGAAACTGCTGCAAGCGCATCATTATCATACCGCTTACTGTCAGGCACTCTTACAGGAGCAGAAAGAGGAGAACATTGCGTGGTTGAAAAAACGCCTGGAGAAACAGGAGGATAAGGCAGAGAAGAAGGGAGGGAAAAAAGAAGAGAAATTAGAAGAAGCTGTTGCTAAAGAAAGTAAAAAGCTGAAAATCGATAAGCCGGAAAAGCAAAACAAAGAACCGAAAGCCGGCAGAGGGGTGGAGACCATGTTCCGTACCACTTCCTCCAATCATATCCGCCTGAGTGCCATGGCCGACAGCAAGGCGCACATCATGATTTCAGTGAATTCTATCATAGTATCTGTGATACTCGGTGTACTTTTCCGCAAGCTGGAAGACTATCCTAACCTGATCATCCCTTCAGTATTATTCCTCACCACAGGAGTGATCACCATTATCTTCTCAGTACTGGCTACCCGTCCAAATGTGAATAAAGGTAAGTTTATCAGGGAAGACATCGTCAATAAAAAGACAAATCTCCTCTTCTTTGGTAACTTCCATGAAATGGAGCTGGAGCAGTATAAATGGGGTATGACAGAGATGATGAAAGATAGCGATTACCTCTATGGTAGCATGATCCAGGATATCTACCATCTTGGGGTAGTACTGGGTAAAAAGTATAAACAACTACGCATCGCGTACAACATATTTATGTTTGGTCTGATCATTTCAGTGTTGGCATTTGTGATAGCCGTGCTGTTCTTCCCTGTGCATAACTAA
- a CDS encoding BamA/TamA family outer membrane protein, with protein sequence MKYLLYLSILFLPFVAQAQDTLARRIILIGDAGELHQDGHNPVIDAVKSRFDLQDARNTVLYLGDNVYPYGMPDPTSSRYPLSKEILDYQVNLVRNTNTQAIFIPGNHDWEKSKPNGWQTIINEQLYVDSLNLPNVNFLPKDGCPGPIEMTLDKNITLVIMDTEWWLFPYAKPGPESSCDFKTKQDVLTELSDIVIRNRNKLVIFASHHPFRSYGIHGGYYTLKQHIFPLTDLNKGLYIPLPVIGSIYPLTRGVFGTPEDLPNPDYQELVNGVEAAFKSHGPTIFVAGHDHALQFIKDKENYYIGSGSGAKETRVKKGAKSLYASNENGYAALEISKNGNITVQYYTVDKSDGPSFASNLFNVQDIRSEQLANASPTAKELPPFVTLPADTQYIHKTGIHYWLLGKNYRDVWAAPVNFPVLDINKEKGGLKILQRGGGMQTLSLRLEDKSGTEWVLRSVKKYPEKAIPAELKNTIAKDVVQDQISASNPYATMAVASLAEAAGVPHTNPTFVYLPKDTSLGIYASTHGDDVYLFEEREPVVKGKTYNTVKVLEQIHGDNDNTIDQEAVARARMLDLLMADWDRHDDQWRWGVKKHKKRDTKEYYPVPRDRDQAFFVNQGVITAIAARKWVMPKFQGFKPYYPNIEYQNPSAQPFDRSFMNEIDEKKWKDISHELVLSLPDSVIAAAVARFPDTVQKKVGDFTYRTLIARRDKLETASLDLYRFLSKDVDVTGTKKDELFTIERQQDGSVSLNVNKISKKGEVQQNIYSRTFDPKVTREIRIFGLGGEDKFDIKGDYYTPIHIRIIGGKDNDTYRDITTQHAGNHIRIYEKRGGADTFALAGNERKVLSYNPDNIKYERTPLLYTYDKLMPLATAGFNSDDGLSLGVGFQYTKQGFRKRPFASRQTVMAGHSLGTNAWQFRYMGEFTDVIGNTDLALTATAKAPNNTINFFGYGNETVFEKDLKIKYYRTRFSLYNVEPLFKTNLSNKFQLIYGPTFTYYTLDKDATKGRIIEDFDKNGLDSLSVYQGKYYAGLKLGYQIDTRNNTIAPTRGFYWNTTLHGNQGLNEQQRHYLQLSTDMSIYTSFSTPANLVLVTRFGGGKLWGHYEYFQAMYLGGVQNLRGYRNYRFAGDAMAFNNTELRLKLFEFRSYLFPATVGLLAFNDVGRVWKSGEKSSAWHDGYGGGIYFSPVNMLILTATVGRSEEEVLPYITFGFRF encoded by the coding sequence ATGAAGTACCTTTTATATCTCTCCATACTTTTCCTACCCTTCGTAGCACAGGCACAGGATACACTGGCCAGGAGGATCATCCTGATAGGAGATGCCGGCGAACTGCATCAGGATGGACACAACCCTGTTATTGATGCTGTAAAGAGCCGCTTTGACTTACAGGATGCAAGAAATACTGTTCTCTACCTGGGAGATAACGTATACCCCTATGGGATGCCGGACCCTACCAGCAGCCGGTACCCACTTTCCAAAGAGATACTTGATTACCAGGTGAACCTGGTACGCAATACCAATACGCAGGCTATCTTCATTCCCGGTAATCATGACTGGGAAAAGTCAAAACCAAACGGCTGGCAGACCATCATCAATGAACAACTATATGTCGATTCATTGAACCTGCCGAATGTAAACTTCCTGCCCAAAGACGGTTGCCCAGGTCCTATAGAAATGACCCTGGATAAGAACATCACCCTCGTGATCATGGATACCGAATGGTGGTTGTTTCCTTACGCAAAACCGGGACCTGAGTCTTCCTGCGATTTCAAAACAAAACAGGATGTACTGACTGAATTGAGTGATATCGTAATCCGTAACCGGAACAAGCTGGTCATCTTTGCAAGCCACCACCCTTTCCGTAGTTATGGTATTCACGGTGGTTATTATACCCTGAAGCAACACATCTTCCCACTCACTGATCTGAACAAGGGATTGTATATTCCGCTGCCGGTGATAGGTTCTATCTATCCCCTGACCCGTGGGGTATTTGGCACGCCTGAAGATCTGCCAAATCCTGACTACCAGGAACTGGTCAATGGTGTGGAAGCTGCCTTCAAATCACATGGTCCGACCATCTTCGTAGCAGGCCATGATCATGCTTTACAGTTCATCAAAGACAAAGAGAATTACTATATCGGCAGTGGTAGTGGAGCAAAAGAAACCCGGGTGAAGAAAGGTGCGAAGTCTCTCTATGCCAGTAACGAGAATGGCTATGCTGCACTGGAGATTTCAAAGAACGGGAATATCACCGTGCAATATTATACTGTAGATAAAAGCGATGGTCCTTCATTTGCCAGCAACCTTTTCAACGTACAGGATATTCGTTCTGAACAACTGGCCAATGCAAGTCCTACTGCAAAAGAATTACCCCCATTCGTGACCTTGCCTGCGGATACACAGTATATCCACAAAACTGGTATTCACTATTGGTTACTGGGTAAGAACTATCGCGATGTATGGGCAGCCCCTGTTAACTTCCCCGTACTCGATATCAACAAAGAAAAAGGCGGTCTGAAAATATTGCAGAGAGGTGGTGGTATGCAAACCCTCTCTCTCCGCCTGGAAGATAAATCAGGTACAGAATGGGTTTTACGCTCTGTAAAGAAATACCCCGAAAAAGCGATTCCAGCTGAACTGAAAAACACCATTGCAAAAGATGTAGTGCAGGACCAGATCTCTGCCTCCAATCCATATGCTACCATGGCTGTGGCCAGCCTGGCAGAGGCCGCAGGCGTTCCGCATACCAACCCGACATTTGTATACTTACCGAAAGATACTTCCCTCGGCATCTATGCCAGCACCCATGGTGATGATGTGTATCTCTTTGAAGAAAGAGAACCTGTTGTAAAAGGCAAAACATACAATACTGTCAAGGTATTGGAACAAATACATGGTGACAATGATAACACCATCGACCAGGAAGCTGTAGCCCGCGCCCGTATGCTGGATCTGCTAATGGCTGACTGGGATCGTCATGATGACCAGTGGAGATGGGGGGTGAAGAAACACAAGAAACGGGATACCAAAGAATACTATCCTGTGCCTCGCGATCGTGACCAGGCCTTCTTTGTAAACCAGGGTGTGATCACCGCCATCGCTGCCAGAAAATGGGTGATGCCGAAGTTCCAGGGGTTCAAACCATACTACCCGAACATCGAATATCAGAACCCATCTGCACAGCCGTTTGATCGGTCTTTCATGAATGAGATCGATGAAAAGAAATGGAAAGATATCAGTCACGAGCTGGTACTGAGTCTGCCTGATTCTGTGATCGCTGCTGCTGTGGCCCGTTTCCCGGACACTGTGCAGAAGAAGGTAGGTGACTTTACGTATCGTACACTCATTGCCCGTCGTGATAAACTGGAAACGGCTTCCCTTGACCTTTACCGCTTCCTGTCAAAGGATGTAGATGTAACAGGTACAAAGAAAGATGAACTGTTTACCATCGAAAGACAACAAGATGGATCAGTATCCCTGAATGTAAATAAGATCAGCAAGAAAGGTGAGGTACAACAAAACATCTACTCCCGCACCTTTGATCCGAAGGTAACGAGGGAAATAAGAATCTTTGGTCTGGGTGGTGAAGATAAGTTCGACATCAAAGGTGATTATTATACACCTATTCACATCCGCATTATCGGTGGTAAAGACAATGATACTTACAGAGACATTACCACTCAGCATGCAGGCAATCATATCCGCATCTATGAGAAACGCGGTGGTGCCGATACTTTTGCGCTGGCAGGTAATGAACGTAAGGTCCTTTCTTACAACCCGGACAATATCAAATATGAACGTACACCACTGCTATATACCTATGATAAACTGATGCCACTGGCAACTGCTGGTTTCAACAGCGATGATGGATTGTCACTGGGTGTAGGTTTCCAGTACACCAAACAAGGTTTCCGCAAGCGACCATTTGCTTCCAGGCAAACGGTGATGGCAGGTCATAGCCTGGGTACAAATGCCTGGCAGTTCCGCTACATGGGTGAATTCACGGATGTAATCGGGAATACTGATCTGGCATTGACAGCCACTGCAAAGGCTCCTAACAATACCATCAACTTCTTTGGCTATGGTAATGAAACCGTATTTGAGAAAGACCTGAAGATTAAATATTACCGTACCCGTTTCAGTCTGTACAATGTAGAGCCACTCTTCAAAACGAACCTGTCCAACAAGTTCCAGCTGATCTACGGACCTACCTTTACTTATTATACATTGGATAAGGATGCGACTAAAGGCAGGATCATTGAGGACTTTGATAAAAATGGACTAGACTCTCTGTCTGTATATCAAGGCAAGTATTACGCAGGCTTGAAACTGGGTTACCAGATCGATACCCGTAATAATACGATAGCACCTACCAGAGGTTTCTACTGGAATACCACCTTACATGGTAACCAGGGTTTGAATGAGCAACAGCGCCATTACCTGCAACTGTCTACGGACATGAGTATCTATACCAGCTTTAGCACACCGGCTAACCTGGTACTGGTCACAAGGTTTGGGGGTGGTAAGCTGTGGGGCCACTATGAATATTTCCAGGCCATGTATTTAGGTGGTGTACAAAACCTGCGCGGTTATCGTAACTACCGCTTTGCCGGCGATGCTATGGCATTCAATAATACAGAGCTGCGATTGAAACTGTTTGAATTCCGTTCTTACCTGTTCCCGGCTACTGTGGGTTTATTAGCCTTCAATGATGTGGGCAGGGTATGGAAGAGTGGGGAGAAATCTTCCGCCTGGCATGATGGGTATGGTGGAGGTATCTATTTTAGTCCGGTGAATATGCTGATACTCACAGCGACGGTAGGTAGATCTGAAGAGGAGGTGTTACCTTATATCACATTTGGATTCAGGTTCTGA